Genomic DNA from Cetobacterium somerae ATCC BAA-474:
ATGGCTATTTTAGATGAGAGCGGAGAGATGGTTTCAGCAGTAGCAGACTTAGATAGTATAAGTGCTATGACAACTGATTTTATAGACTCGAAAGCACCTATGATAGAAAATGCTGCATTTACATTCTTAGATGCTGATGATCCAGAGAACTTAGAGTACCTATTAACTAAGTTTCAAGGAAAAACAAATTTCATCTTAGACCCAATCTCTTCAACAAAAGCTGAAAAGGTTAAACATCTTATAAAATATTTCCATACAATAAAGCCTAATAGAGTTGAAGCTGAAGTTTTATCTGGTATTAAAATTAATACTAGAGAGGACTTAGAAAAAGTAGGAACTCACTTTTTATCTTTAGGAATTAAAAATGTATTTATAAGTTTAGATGCCGATGGAATTTACTATACTAACGGAGTAGAGAGTGGAACATTAAAAGCTACTGGAGTTACAGTTAAAAATGTTACAGGAGCAGGAGATTCTTTTGTTGCAGGATTAGGATTTGGTTATATGCATGACCTTCCTATAAAAGAGACTGTTAAGTTCGCTATGGCGATGTCAATTGTTACAATATCTCATGAAGAGACTATTCACCCAAATATGGGGCATGAGTTAATTCAAGAAATAATAGCAAAAACAAATTGGAATGAAAATTAAAAAAATGGACTAAATTTAGTCCATTTTTTTATTAGTTATTTCTTTTACCAAATAATCTTAAAAGATTTAGGAATAAGTTTACAAAGTCTAAGTAAAGCATTAAAGCTCCAATAGTTGAAAACTTATTATAATCTTCCTCTGTTAAATCATTAGATTGGAATATTTTTACAATTCTATTTATATCATAAGCAATTAGAGCTGTAAATAGTACTACTGCACATACAGATATAAACCATCCAAGAATTGATATTTTTAAGAATAGATTTAGGAGAGAGACAATTACTAAAGCAATTAATCCTCCTTTAAAGAAACCATCATATGATGAAAGATCCTCTTTTGTTTTTAATCCATAAATTGTCATTCCAACAAATATAAGAGATGTAACTCCTAAAACATAAAGAATAGAATATGGATTGTAGATTAACATAACTACAGAAAGAACTAAACCGTTCATAGCTGAATACGCTATAAATAAAAGTTTTGCAGTTCCACTACTTATCTTATTTATACCAAAGTTTATACCAAGAACTAATAACAACTCTGCTACTATTATAAAAGTCATATAGTTAGCTACAAAAGATATTAACGGTTGACTTTGGACAACATACCAAGAAACACCTCCTGTAATTAAAAGCCCTAAGAACATTTGCATAAAAACTTTTCTTAGAAAACTATTTTTTGTAGAAATCTCAATTGAATTATACATAATTAACCTCCTCAATTATTTTAAAATTAAATATAAAAAGCTGGCTAAGCCAGCTGTTAAAATCTATATTTTTAATCTTCATCATTTATAAACTCATATAGCTTTTTCTTATCATTCACCACTTTAGTTTTTATTTTTTCCTTTACCTCTTTTTTCATTTTTGGAATTTTCTTTTTGTCCTCCTTAGTTCCACATTTTGTGAATTCTCTTGGAATGTAGTTCATTTCATCATCTTCAAATTGATCAAAGTTCATTCTTCCGTTAGCCATTTCAATCTCCTTTAAGTTTATAAAGAGGAATTAACCTCATACTAATATTTATTATATTTTCTAGTTTTTGTCAACAAGTTTATTTTAAATTTTTCACACCCCTCAAATGTTCCAAGGAAACATTATAAATCCTATGGCTAAAATTAAAATTAAAATAACTCCCATAATTATTTTTTTTACAACACTATTTTCGCTTTTCATATATCCCCTCTTTTGTAATGAATTTACTCTATTATACTTATATTTAAATATTTTTCCTTTTTTAAATAGCTATATTATTTTTTATATATCCATGTCATATAATTATTATATTTGTGTAAATTATTAATCTGATATATACTACAACCAGTACATTGTTTCCTTATAATGTATAATAAAGTGTGTGTGTGTGTGGAAAATAGGTTCTTGAAAAAAGGACCTATTTTTCTTTTTACAGAAAAATAGGTCCCTTCAAATTTTTATTAATATTTTTTATTCATAAACTCTAATTTTAAATAGTGAGAATTGTGAACCACCATTATATTTATTAAGATTTTTTCCTACCATTAGAACTGTTACTATTGCTGCAATTATATCACATATTGGCTGAGCTAACCAGATACCTGTTAATCCATAAGCTTTTGAGAAAATCATAATTAGTGGTATCAATAAGATTACTTGTCTTAGTAAACTTAAAAACATTGCTGCTTTTCCCTCACCTATTGCTAAGAAGTAATTACTTCCTGCCATTCCTAAAGCAATTGCGGGCATAGCCATTAAATAGATTCTCATTCCATGAATAGATATTGCCATTATATCTGGATTTTTATTAAATAATCCAACTATTGTTGCAGGGAAAACCTCAACTAAGAATAATGCGATAGAAAATATTACTACTCCAGTCCATGTCGCTATTTTATAAGCCTCTTCCATTCTTCCATATTGCTTAGCTCCAAAATTATATCCAATTATAGGTTGGGCTCCTTGAGATATTCCAAACACTGGCATGAAACAAAGTAGCGCTACTGCATTCACTGTGGCCATTGCTCCAATTGCTAAATCTCCACCATGAGTTTTCAAAGCATTATTATTTACAACCTGTACCATACTTGTTGCTAATTGCATTGTGAATGGTGATATTCCTATAGCAAATATAAGTTTAACAATATCAAGGTTTAGCATTAGATTCTCTTTTTTTATTTTTAAATCAGATTTTTTACTCATATAATATACGTAAGAAAGTAGTGCTGTCATAACTTGAGAAAGTACAGTTGCATACGCAGCTCCTTTTATACCTAAACCTAAAGTAAATATAAATATTGGATCTAGAACTATATTAACAAAACAGCTAAATACCATTATTGCTGAACATATCTTTGGATTACCATCAGCTCTAATCGTACTGTTCAATGCATATCCCATAATATTAAAAACTGTACCGTATAAAATAATAGTTATATACTCTCTTGCA
This window encodes:
- a CDS encoding Bax inhibitor-1/YccA family protein, whose protein sequence is MYNSIEISTKNSFLRKVFMQMFLGLLITGGVSWYVVQSQPLISFVANYMTFIIVAELLLVLGINFGINKISSGTAKLLFIAYSAMNGLVLSVVMLIYNPYSILYVLGVTSLIFVGMTIYGLKTKEDLSSYDGFFKGGLIALVIVSLLNLFLKISILGWFISVCAVVLFTALIAYDINRIVKIFQSNDLTEEDYNKFSTIGALMLYLDFVNLFLNLLRLFGKRNN
- a CDS encoding MATE family efflux transporter; the protein is MKQQELTLHNGDIKKLLIKYSIPAIISMLVSALYNVVDRIFIGNMDEIGALAITGVGITMPIVTIVLAFSMLIGIGATANISIKLGEQKRDSAEKIMGNIITLSIILGVIITVLGTIYRDPILKAFGASESTLKYAREYITIILYGTVFNIMGYALNSTIRADGNPKICSAIMVFSCFVNIVLDPIFIFTLGLGIKGAAYATVLSQVMTALLSYVYYMSKKSDLKIKKENLMLNLDIVKLIFAIGISPFTMQLATSMVQVVNNNALKTHGGDLAIGAMATVNAVALLCFMPVFGISQGAQPIIGYNFGAKQYGRMEEAYKIATWTGVVIFSIALFLVEVFPATIVGLFNKNPDIMAISIHGMRIYLMAMPAIALGMAGSNYFLAIGEGKAAMFLSLLRQVILLIPLIMIFSKAYGLTGIWLAQPICDIIAAIVTVLMVGKNLNKYNGGSQFSLFKIRVYE
- a CDS encoding carbohydrate kinase family protein, giving the protein MQDCLSGQKYILVFGASVVDMFGFCNSSYKACDSIPGKIKISFGGVSRNIAENMARVGVKTKFISIIGDDEIGRSMLTHSLKIGYDMRNSLVLEGKSTPTYMAILDESGEMVSAVADLDSISAMTTDFIDSKAPMIENAAFTFLDADDPENLEYLLTKFQGKTNFILDPISSTKAEKVKHLIKYFHTIKPNRVEAEVLSGIKINTREDLEKVGTHFLSLGIKNVFISLDADGIYYTNGVESGTLKATGVTVKNVTGAGDSFVAGLGFGYMHDLPIKETVKFAMAMSIVTISHEETIHPNMGHELIQEIIAKTNWNEN